From the Brachyspira intermedia PWS/A genome, the window GTACATCTGAAGTAATAGCTGCTAATAAATTTTCAGTATTGAATATAGCCGTTATATTTTTTGCATTTTTGGGAATAATATTTGTTATATTGAAATTATTCAAAGCTGTTGCTTGGAGTTGGGTATGGGTTCTTTCTCCTTTATGGCTTTCCACTGCATTAGTGCTTGTTATATTATTAATATTTATAATAGTATTTATAGCATCAACATTAAATAAAAAAGATAAAACAAAAGAAGAAGACAATAGTACTGAACAATCTTCATCAGAAAAAACAGAGAATATAGAAAAAATAGAAAATACAAATAATACAGATAAAACAGATAAAACAGAATAATTAAATAATAAAAATAAAGGAAGATAATTTAATGGAAAATATGTTGTTGAATGTAGTTTTTACGGTAGCAGGAATATTGCTATTATATTTGGGCGGAACATATATTGTAGATGGAAGTGTTATGGTAGCTAACAGGCTTAAAATACCATCTATAGTTATAGGGCTTACTGTTGTTGCTATGGGTACATCTATGCCGGAGCTTTTTGTAAGTTTATTCGGAGCTTTGAGAGGAGAGAGTGCCATTGCTGTAGGTAATGTTATAGGAAGTAATATATTTAATGTTGTATTTGTTCTTGGCGTATCTGCTTTATTTATGACTATGTCTGCCGGCAAAAAGTCATATTATGTTTCTATGATATCTATGTTTATAATGTATGCCGCTTTAGGTATTATGCTTCTTAATTTTAGTACAAAAAGATTAAGCGGAGATAAAATATCTATAATTGAAGGTGTAATACTTATAGTTTTATTATGTATATATGTTTATTATTTATATAGTGTAATATCCAAAGATAAAGATGAATTAGCTGTATTTGAGAAGGAAGTTTCATCATCTACTAAAACTAATTCTATAGCAAGAGCAATATTCAAAATAATAGTTGCTGTGTTGGCATTGGCATTTGGTTCTGACATATTTATTAAAGGTGTTACAGGAATATTCAGAAATTTCTTAAGCGAACATATAATAGGTTTTATAGTTGTTGCTGTAGGTACAAGCATACCTGAACTTGTTACAAGTGTAATAGCTGCCATTAAAAAAGAGGCTGATATATCTATAGGAAACATAGTAGGAAGTAATATATTCAATGTTGGAGGAGTTTTAGGTATATCATCTATGGCTTCATTTAAATTCGGCGGTATTGTTTTAAGCGAAGCACAAGATTATTTGATGGACTTTTCTATTATGGTATTTGTAGGCTTATTATTATTAGCTTTTACTGTAAAAGGAAAAAGTTTAGGCAAAGTAAAAGGCTGCTTCTTTTTGATTATATATATTGCTTATGTTGTTTATCTTCTTAAAACTACATCTGTATCATAATTAATTATTTATTAATATATCAGTAAGTTTTGCTTGGTGATTTTCTATATCGTTATTATCAATATATGTTTGAAATATTAATTGAGTGAAATTATTTTTATTTGATAATATATATACATAGTCCCCAAGCATAACTGCTTCATATACATCATGGGTAACATAAAAAATAGTTTTATTTGTTTTTGATTTTATATTTTTTATTATATCAATAAGTTCTTTTTTTCTTTTTATATCTTGTCCTTGTAAAGGCTCGTCCATAAATATAAAGTTTGAATCATAAGCCAAAGCCCTTGCTAAAGATAATCTCTGCCTCATTCCTCCGCTTAGTTCATTAGGTTTTGAGTTTATATTATTTATTAGTCCTGTAATTTCTAATGCATTCTTTATTTTTTTATCCATTTCATTTTTATTTTTTATTTTGTCTTTTAATACATATTCTATATTTTTGTATGAAGTTAAAAAATCTAAAAGTCTAGGCTCTTGATATACGAATGCTTTATCATCTTTATTTATTTTTGATGATATTATATTTAATAGGGAGGTTTTTCCTGAACCTGAAGCACCTAATATTATATTTATTCTATCCAAATGAAAATCTATATTAAAATTTTTGAATATTATCAAATCATTATAAGAAAGATTTATATTTTCTAATCTGAATATATAATCATTTATTTTATCTGTCATGATTAATCCTTATAATGATTTCAAATATACCATTAAATATTATTGCAATAAGACAGTATGCAAATAAACTTACACTATCTAAATATAGATGAGATTCATAAAGTTTAGTACCTATTCCAGAAGATGGCAAAGCTAATATTTCAGCTGCTAATATGCTTTTCCAAGTTATTCCCATGGATTGAGATATTCCAGTAAATATATATGCTTTAATATATGGTATATAAAGATTAATTATCTGAGTCTTTAAAGATACATTATATGATATTGACATTTCTATTAGTTTTTCATCTACGTTTATTATGCCGTTTGTTATAGAATCATACATTATTGGGAAAATAATAAGCATAGAAACGAATATTGGCACTGTATTATTATCGAACCATATTATGGCAACTAATATTAATGGTATAGTAGGTATTGTCCTTATAAAATTTATTATTGGTATTAATATATATCTAATAGGAGTAAATATTCCTGCTGATATACCTATTATAAATGCTAATAGAAAAGATAGTGCGAATGTTATTAATACTCTAATTAAACTTGATGATAAATCCTTATAGAATGATTTTTCAGATAATATTTCTGCAAATTTTTTTAATATATTTGGTATATTTGGAAATACTATTTCAGAATTTATTTTCAAAGCTGTAAAATACCATAAACTAATGAATATAATAATACCTAATATTAAACATATAAGTTTTTTATTTTTCATTATTATTTTATTCTTTTGAATATAAGTACTTCATTATCCAAAGTAGTAATTGTAAGATTATTACTTGTAAGTTCTATTGAAGATGCTTTACTTAATAATTCTATATATTTTTTTCTTCTTCTACTGCTTCTGATGCACCGCCCATTTTAGTAACAACCATATCTGTAAATATAATCATATTACCTCTGCGCATTTCATATTTTCCTAAATATGTATTGAATCCGCTATATCCGTAAAATTCTTCGTTATAGAATGATATTGTAATCCCGCGTCCTTCAAACATATTTGTAAGCTGAAAAGTTTTTCCATTTAAAGTACTTGTAGATACATTTATTGACTGCGAAGTTGTAGCACAGGAGCTTATAAACATTATAATAGTAAAACTTAGTATTAAAATAAAATTTCTTATCATTAAAATATCCTATATGCATTGTAACATATTACTTAAAATTCTTCAAAGACTAAATTCTCATTGGATAATAAAGTATATATTATTAACTGCTTTCCATTAATTGTATAGGAAGTAGCATTTTGCAGCATATTAAGATATTCTATTTCAGCGGCAATTTTATCACTTGCTCCTGATTTTTTTGTCATTGAAATAGATAGTATGTTAAATATATCCCCATCAACAGTATATGAAGATGAATAATTATTAACAGCAGAAAAACCATGTATTGTATCTGGTGTAAACTCTATGGTAATATTCATATCAGGATATAAACTTACCAATTTGAACCTTCTTCCAAAAAGAGAGTTATTTTTTGGTTCTTCTATATGAGCAACTTTTGCTGTTGAGCATGAAAATATAAATAATGCTGCTATTAAAACATGTACAATATATTTCATAATTATCCTAAATTTAATATATAATATTATAAATATTTTCGGTAAAAACTTCTTATATTTAATAATGTAATTTTATATAATATTTTATAATGTTAGTATGATAAAACATATTGAAATTTGATAATTATTATATATAATAAAAATATTATATATAATAATTTAGAAATAAGGATATGATAACTAATGAAAAATATTTTAACAATCATTTTTATATTATCAATATTAATAGGATGCAGTAATGTATCAAAAGATAATAAAGATGTTTCAAATAATAAGCTAAAAGTTTATGCTAGTATTTATCCAATGTATGATTTTGCTAAAAAGATATGCGGAGATAAAGCAGATGTATATAATATGACTTCTGCAGGATCAGAACCTCATGATTTTGAAATAACTTCAAAAGATATGGCTAATTTAACAAAGGCTAATTTATTTATTTATAATGGCGGCGGAATGGAGCATTGGGTTGATACGGTTAAAGATAGTATAAAAGAATTGAAATATGTAGAAACTTCTTCCAATATTGATGATAAAGGATTAGATCCGCATTTTTGGCTTTCTCCTATAAAGGCTAAAAAACAAATGGAGAATATAAAAAATACATTGTCAGAGATAGATGCTGTTAATGCTGATTATTATAATTCTAATTATAATTACTATGCTGACAGATTAGATGAATTAGATAATCATTTTAAAGATGTTTTATCAAATATAAAAAATACTAATCTAGTAGTAACTCATCCGGCTTTCGGACATTTTTGTGAAGAATATTCTTTAAA encodes:
- a CDS encoding membrane protein, producing the protein MGKVKNVFTMATLYLIKNLLNFSSRLLPVFIIIVSLLKISKVLIDLSWYFVLVMLLIEVILVIFALAFDSMFFKNKKASDNASSSSSDDIKQENSSTSEVIAANKFSVLNIAVIFFAFLGIIFVILKLFKAVAWSWVWVLSPLWLSTALVLVILLIFIIVFIASTLNKKDKTKEEDNSTEQSSSEKTENIEKIENTNNTDKTDKTE
- a CDS encoding calcium/sodium antiporter yields the protein MENMLLNVVFTVAGILLLYLGGTYIVDGSVMVANRLKIPSIVIGLTVVAMGTSMPELFVSLFGALRGESAIAVGNVIGSNIFNVVFVLGVSALFMTMSAGKKSYYVSMISMFIMYAALGIMLLNFSTKRLSGDKISIIEGVILIVLLCIYVYYLYSVISKDKDELAVFEKEVSSSTKTNSIARAIFKIIVAVLALAFGSDIFIKGVTGIFRNFLSEHIIGFIVVAVGTSIPELVTSVIAAIKKEADISIGNIVGSNIFNVGGVLGISSMASFKFGGIVLSEAQDYLMDFSIMVFVGLLLLAFTVKGKSLGKVKGCFFLIIYIAYVVYLLKTTSVS
- a CDS encoding ATP-binding cassette domain-containing protein encodes the protein MTDKINDYIFRLENINLSYNDLIIFKNFNIDFHLDRINIILGASGSGKTSLLNIISSKINKDDKAFVYQEPRLLDFLTSYKNIEYVLKDKIKNKNEMDKKIKNALEITGLINNINSKPNELSGGMRQRLSLARALAYDSNFIFMDEPLQGQDIKRKKELIDIIKNIKSKTNKTIFYVTHDVYEAVMLGDYVYILSNKNNFTQLIFQTYIDNNDIENHQAKLTDILINN
- a CDS encoding ABC transporter permease — protein: MKNKKLICLILGIIIFISLWYFTALKINSEIVFPNIPNILKKFAEILSEKSFYKDLSSSLIRVLITFALSFLLAFIIGISAGIFTPIRYILIPIINFIRTIPTIPLILVAIIWFDNNTVPIFVSMLIIFPIMYDSITNGIINVDEKLIEMSISYNVSLKTQIINLYIPYIKAYIFTGISQSMGITWKSILAAEILALPSSGIGTKLYESHLYLDSVSLFAYCLIAIIFNGIFEIIIRINHDR
- a CDS encoding META domain-containing protein, with the translated sequence MIRNFILILSFTIIMFISSCATTSQSINVSTSTLNGKTFQLTNMFEGRGITISFYNEEFYGYSGFNTYLGKYEMRRGNMIIFTDMVVTKMGGASEAVEEEKNI
- a CDS encoding META domain-containing protein produces the protein MKYIVHVLIAALFIFSCSTAKVAHIEEPKNNSLFGRRFKLVSLYPDMNITIEFTPDTIHGFSAVNNYSSSYTVDGDIFNILSISMTKKSGASDKIAAEIEYLNMLQNATSYTINGKQLIIYTLLSNENLVFEEF
- a CDS encoding metal ABC transporter substrate-binding protein, which produces MKNILTIIFILSILIGCSNVSKDNKDVSNNKLKVYASIYPMYDFAKKICGDKADVYNMTSAGSEPHDFEITSKDMANLTKANLFIYNGGGMEHWVDTVKDSIKELKYVETSSNIDDKGLDPHFWLSPIKAKKQMENIKNTLSEIDAVNADYYNSNYNYYADRLDELDNHFKDVLSNIKNTNLVVTHPAFGHFCEEYSLNQVAIARDEADPKAMSDTIAFIKDNDVKAIFYEDFSSSKLVDSIAKETGVRILTLNPIESLSEEYINAGEDYFSVMEDNLVSLTNGLN